Proteins co-encoded in one Amia ocellicauda isolate fAmiCal2 chromosome 11, fAmiCal2.hap1, whole genome shotgun sequence genomic window:
- the LOC136763253 gene encoding bromodomain-containing protein 8 isoform X2: protein MATTGTKHKLLALGPTEPWSVKEKLCLASSVMRSGDQNWVSVSRAIKPFSEPGRPPDWFSQKHCASQYSELLETTETPKRKRGEKGEVVETVEDVIVRRLTADRIEELKRLIKDTQEKHRKLKKESELIQAGHLDSKLEELWNDALLKKKQEEEEAELKRKATDAAYQARQALRNTPKRVPSVTVRSPLGSSSPSLDFPLADAPPAPPEEPGNSSSTAPAPTVFLPLSEGPGPSPLEPSLGTLLDDSPQKKLLGQKATPPPSPLLSELLKKGSLLPTSPRLVGEGDVPAGHMAGAHGVELQLSAIPASQATGAPTLSRLLEAGPTHFAAPLGPALSASTEPPAAATAAPTLAPTDAPRRADTPETHNTGVDPGASAPGLGSAAPTEVKGELGEEEELVAVSYIGDELDLETVGDIIAIIEEKVDDNAEALDAAAVEAALSLCEEATDPHSLSGPWEPTSFKPPDTATAPPPGPPVHCSLEVKQEQPEEEQAGAREGAAARELGTASSSSSSSAALPAPVSRDTAATPSNQPPAPSLPPHPPVAGSHTARPTTVTPSNEQEHLQPLQTTPTRSHSQESQGERNREEASPHGPSPTVTIKCEGEDWTQPGPDTHCTDAVTEDSTTSAKEHTQEVKEEDGGSEAEDSVSEMKECEGGEGGEAYLSEAELEPAASESEDGYSVHNTSLQLHTTADSIPSSPASSQFSMCSEDQEAIQAQKIWKKAIMLVWRAAANHRYANVFLQPVTDDIAPGYHSIVHRPMDLSTIKKNIETGLIRTTAEFQRDIMLMFQNAVMYNSSDHDVYHMALEMQRDVLEQIQQFLATQLIMQTSESGISAKSLRGRDSTRKQDCSEKDGGTRGRRCAIEADMKMKK from the exons ATGGCGACTACAGGGACGA AACACAAGCTGCTTGCTCTGGGCCCCACGGAGCCGTGGTCAGTGAAGGAGAAGTTGTGCCTGGCTTCTTCAGTCATGCGCAGTGGAGACCAGAACTG ggtgtcGGTCAGTCGTGCCATCAAGCCATTTTCAGAGCCAGGCCGCCCCCCTGACTGGTTCTCCCAGAAG cactgTGCCTCTCAGTACTCAGAGCTGCTGGAGACAACAGAGACACCAAA GCGTAAGCGCGGGGAGAAGGGCGAGGTGGTGGAGACGGTGGAGGACGTGATTGTGAGGAGACTGACGGCAGATCGGATAGAGGAGCTCAAGAGACTTATCAAAGACACACAAGAGaaacacag gaagttgaagaaagagTCGGAGTTGATCCAGGCTGGACATCTGGACAGTAAATTGGAAGAGCTGTGGAATGATGCCCTACT GAAAAAGAAGCAAGAAGAGGAAGAGGCGGAGCTAAAGAGGAAGGCCACAGATGCGGCCTATCAGG CACGGCAGGCACTGAGGAATACCCCCAAGCGTGTGCCCAGTGTGACGGTGCGCTCCCCCCTGGGCTCCAGCTCCCCCAGCCTGGACTTTCCCCTGGCCGACGCTCCCCCCGCCCCTCCTGAGGAGCCgggcaacagcagcagcact GCCCCTGCTCCTACAGTGTTCCTGCCTCTGTCTGAGGGGCCTGGGCCCAGCCCCCTGGAGCCCAGCCTGGGGACTCTCCTGGACGACTCCCCCCAGAAGAAGCTCCTGGGTCAAAAGGCTACTCCGCCACCCTCCCCCCTGCTCTCTGAGCTTCTGAAGAAAGGGAGCCTGCTGCCCACCAGCCCCAGACTG GTGGGGGAGGGAGACGTGCCGGCGGGGCACATGGCTGGCGCACATGGGGTGGAGCTACAGCTCTCCGCCATCCCCGCATCACAGGCCACAG GTGCTCCCACGCTGTCTCGGCTGCTGGAGGCTGGCCCCACCCACTTTGCCGCTCCCCTCGGCCCCGCCCTATCTGCCAGCACTGAGCCCCCTGCTGCCGCCACTGCTGCGCCAACGCTGGCCCCCACGGACGCCCCCCGCCGCGCTGACACCCCCGAGACTCACAACACAG gtgtggaCCCAGGTGCAAGTGCCCCAGGGCTGGGCAGTGCAGCCCCAACAGAGGTGAAGGGGGAgttgggggaggaggaggagctggtggcGGTGTCTTATATTGGGGACGAGCTGGACCTGGAGACTGTGGGGGACATCATTGCCATCATTGAGGAGAAG GTGGATGACAACGCGGAGGCCCTGGACGCAGCGGCCGTGGAGGCAGCTCTGTCCCTGTGTGAGGAAGCCACTGACCCCCACTCCCTGTCCGGCCCCTGGGAGCCCACCTCGTTCAAGCCCCCGGACACAGCCACAGCTCCCCCTCCTGGCCCTCCCGTGCACTGCAGTCTGGAAGTCAAGCAGGAGCAGCCCGAGGAGGAGCAGGCAGGGGCGAGGGAAGGGGCTGCAGCGCGGGAGCTAGGaactgcctcctcctcctcctcctcctctgctgcCCTGCCTGCTCCTGTCTCCAGGGACACAGCAGCCACACCCAGTAACCAACCCCCTGCCCCGTCCCTCCCTCCACACCCCCCTGTTGCCGGGAGTCACACGGCGCGCCCCACAACCGTCACACCCAGCAACGAGCAAGAGCATCTCCAGCCACTGCAGACAACCCCCACCAGATCccacagccaggagagccaggGAGAGAGGAACAGAGAGGAG GCCTCCCCCCATGGCCCCTCCCCCACAGTCACCATCAAGTGTGAGGGAGAGGACTGGACCCAGCCTGGCcccgacacacactgcacag ATGCTGTGACGGAGGACAGTACTACTTCTGCGAAAGAGCACACACAG GAGGTGAAGGAGGAGGATGGAGGGAGTGAGGCAGAAGACAGCGTGTCAGAGATGAAGGAGTGCGaggggggggaagggggagaGGCGTACCTGTCGGAGGCGGAGCTCGAACCTGCAGCCAGTGAGAGCGAGGATGGCTACAGCGTCCACAACACCTCCCTGCAGCTGCACACCACCGCCGACTCCATCCCCAGCAGCCCCGCCTCCTCACAGTT ctcTATGTGTAGTGAGGACCAGGAGGCCATTCAGGCGCAGAAGATCTGGAAGAAGGCCATCATGCTAGTGTGGAGGGCTGCGGCCAATCACAG GTATGCCAATGTGTTCCTGCAGCCGGTGACAGATGACATCGCACCAGGTTACCACAGCATCGTGCACAG ACCCATGGACCTGTCGACCATTAAGAAGAACATCGAGACGGGCCTGATCAGGACCACGGCGGAGTTCCAGCGTGACATCATGCTGATGTTCCAGAACGCTGTGATGTATAACAGCTCGGACCACGACGTGTACCACATGGCCCTGGAGATGCAGAGGGACGTGCTGGAGCAGATACAG CAATTCCTGGCGACTCAGCTGATCATGCAGACGTCCGAGTCGGGGATCAGTGCCAAGAGCCTGAGGGGCAGAGACTCCACCCGCAAGCAGGACTGCAGTGAGAAG GACGGAGGCACCAGGGGCAGGAGGTGCGCCATCGAAGCTGACATGAAGATGAAGAAATGA
- the LOC136763253 gene encoding bromodomain-containing protein 8 isoform X3, which yields MATTGTKHKLLALGPTEPWSVKEKLCLASSVMRSGDQNWVSVSRAIKPFSEPGRPPDWFSQKHCASQYSELLETTETPKRKRGEKGEVVETVEDVIVRRLTADRIEELKRLIKDTQEKHRKLKKESELIQAGHLDSKLEELWNDALLKKKQEEEEAELKRKATDAAYQARQALRNTPKRVPSVTVRSPLGSSSPSLDFPLADAPPAPPEEPGNSSSTAPAPTVFLPLSEGPGPSPLEPSLGTLLDDSPQKKLLGQKATPPPSPLLSELLKKGSLLPTSPRLVGEGDVPAGHMAGAHGVELQLSAIPASQATGVDPGASAPGLGSAAPTEVKGELGEEEELVAVSYIGDELDLETVGDIIAIIEEKVDDNAEALDAAAVEAALSLCEEATDPHSLSGPWEPTSFKPPDTATAPPPGPPVHCSLEVKQEQPEEEQAGAREGAAARELGTASSSSSSSAALPAPVSRDTAATPSNQPPAPSLPPHPPVAGSHTARPTTVTPSNEQEHLQPLQTTPTRSHSQESQGERNREEASPHGPSPTVTIKCEGEDWTQPGPDTHCTDAVTEDSTTSAKEHTQEVKEEDGGSEAEDSVSEMKECEGGEGGEAYLSEAELEPAASESEDGYSVHNTSLQLHTTADSIPSSPASSQFSMCSEDQEAIQAQKIWKKAIMLVWRAAANHRYANVFLQPVTDDIAPGYHSIVHRPMDLSTIKKNIETGLIRTTAEFQRDIMLMFQNAVMYNSSDHDVYHMALEMQRDVLEQIQQFLATQLIMQTSESGISAKSLRGRDSTRKQDCSEKDSVPMASPAFLLSLFDGGTRGRRCAIEADMKMKK from the exons ATGGCGACTACAGGGACGA AACACAAGCTGCTTGCTCTGGGCCCCACGGAGCCGTGGTCAGTGAAGGAGAAGTTGTGCCTGGCTTCTTCAGTCATGCGCAGTGGAGACCAGAACTG ggtgtcGGTCAGTCGTGCCATCAAGCCATTTTCAGAGCCAGGCCGCCCCCCTGACTGGTTCTCCCAGAAG cactgTGCCTCTCAGTACTCAGAGCTGCTGGAGACAACAGAGACACCAAA GCGTAAGCGCGGGGAGAAGGGCGAGGTGGTGGAGACGGTGGAGGACGTGATTGTGAGGAGACTGACGGCAGATCGGATAGAGGAGCTCAAGAGACTTATCAAAGACACACAAGAGaaacacag gaagttgaagaaagagTCGGAGTTGATCCAGGCTGGACATCTGGACAGTAAATTGGAAGAGCTGTGGAATGATGCCCTACT GAAAAAGAAGCAAGAAGAGGAAGAGGCGGAGCTAAAGAGGAAGGCCACAGATGCGGCCTATCAGG CACGGCAGGCACTGAGGAATACCCCCAAGCGTGTGCCCAGTGTGACGGTGCGCTCCCCCCTGGGCTCCAGCTCCCCCAGCCTGGACTTTCCCCTGGCCGACGCTCCCCCCGCCCCTCCTGAGGAGCCgggcaacagcagcagcact GCCCCTGCTCCTACAGTGTTCCTGCCTCTGTCTGAGGGGCCTGGGCCCAGCCCCCTGGAGCCCAGCCTGGGGACTCTCCTGGACGACTCCCCCCAGAAGAAGCTCCTGGGTCAAAAGGCTACTCCGCCACCCTCCCCCCTGCTCTCTGAGCTTCTGAAGAAAGGGAGCCTGCTGCCCACCAGCCCCAGACTG GTGGGGGAGGGAGACGTGCCGGCGGGGCACATGGCTGGCGCACATGGGGTGGAGCTACAGCTCTCCGCCATCCCCGCATCACAGGCCACAG gtgtggaCCCAGGTGCAAGTGCCCCAGGGCTGGGCAGTGCAGCCCCAACAGAGGTGAAGGGGGAgttgggggaggaggaggagctggtggcGGTGTCTTATATTGGGGACGAGCTGGACCTGGAGACTGTGGGGGACATCATTGCCATCATTGAGGAGAAG GTGGATGACAACGCGGAGGCCCTGGACGCAGCGGCCGTGGAGGCAGCTCTGTCCCTGTGTGAGGAAGCCACTGACCCCCACTCCCTGTCCGGCCCCTGGGAGCCCACCTCGTTCAAGCCCCCGGACACAGCCACAGCTCCCCCTCCTGGCCCTCCCGTGCACTGCAGTCTGGAAGTCAAGCAGGAGCAGCCCGAGGAGGAGCAGGCAGGGGCGAGGGAAGGGGCTGCAGCGCGGGAGCTAGGaactgcctcctcctcctcctcctcctctgctgcCCTGCCTGCTCCTGTCTCCAGGGACACAGCAGCCACACCCAGTAACCAACCCCCTGCCCCGTCCCTCCCTCCACACCCCCCTGTTGCCGGGAGTCACACGGCGCGCCCCACAACCGTCACACCCAGCAACGAGCAAGAGCATCTCCAGCCACTGCAGACAACCCCCACCAGATCccacagccaggagagccaggGAGAGAGGAACAGAGAGGAG GCCTCCCCCCATGGCCCCTCCCCCACAGTCACCATCAAGTGTGAGGGAGAGGACTGGACCCAGCCTGGCcccgacacacactgcacag ATGCTGTGACGGAGGACAGTACTACTTCTGCGAAAGAGCACACACAG GAGGTGAAGGAGGAGGATGGAGGGAGTGAGGCAGAAGACAGCGTGTCAGAGATGAAGGAGTGCGaggggggggaagggggagaGGCGTACCTGTCGGAGGCGGAGCTCGAACCTGCAGCCAGTGAGAGCGAGGATGGCTACAGCGTCCACAACACCTCCCTGCAGCTGCACACCACCGCCGACTCCATCCCCAGCAGCCCCGCCTCCTCACAGTT ctcTATGTGTAGTGAGGACCAGGAGGCCATTCAGGCGCAGAAGATCTGGAAGAAGGCCATCATGCTAGTGTGGAGGGCTGCGGCCAATCACAG GTATGCCAATGTGTTCCTGCAGCCGGTGACAGATGACATCGCACCAGGTTACCACAGCATCGTGCACAG ACCCATGGACCTGTCGACCATTAAGAAGAACATCGAGACGGGCCTGATCAGGACCACGGCGGAGTTCCAGCGTGACATCATGCTGATGTTCCAGAACGCTGTGATGTATAACAGCTCGGACCACGACGTGTACCACATGGCCCTGGAGATGCAGAGGGACGTGCTGGAGCAGATACAG CAATTCCTGGCGACTCAGCTGATCATGCAGACGTCCGAGTCGGGGATCAGTGCCAAGAGCCTGAGGGGCAGAGACTCCACCCGCAAGCAGGACTGCAGTGAGAAG GACAGTGTTCCCATGGCCTCTCCTgccttccttctctctctcttt GACGGAGGCACCAGGGGCAGGAGGTGCGCCATCGAAGCTGACATGAAGATGAAGAAATGA
- the LOC136763253 gene encoding bromodomain-containing protein 8 isoform X1 has product MATTGTKHKLLALGPTEPWSVKEKLCLASSVMRSGDQNWVSVSRAIKPFSEPGRPPDWFSQKHCASQYSELLETTETPKRKRGEKGEVVETVEDVIVRRLTADRIEELKRLIKDTQEKHRKLKKESELIQAGHLDSKLEELWNDALLKKKQEEEEAELKRKATDAAYQARQALRNTPKRVPSVTVRSPLGSSSPSLDFPLADAPPAPPEEPGNSSSTAPAPTVFLPLSEGPGPSPLEPSLGTLLDDSPQKKLLGQKATPPPSPLLSELLKKGSLLPTSPRLVGEGDVPAGHMAGAHGVELQLSAIPASQATGAPTLSRLLEAGPTHFAAPLGPALSASTEPPAAATAAPTLAPTDAPRRADTPETHNTGVDPGASAPGLGSAAPTEVKGELGEEEELVAVSYIGDELDLETVGDIIAIIEEKVDDNAEALDAAAVEAALSLCEEATDPHSLSGPWEPTSFKPPDTATAPPPGPPVHCSLEVKQEQPEEEQAGAREGAAARELGTASSSSSSSAALPAPVSRDTAATPSNQPPAPSLPPHPPVAGSHTARPTTVTPSNEQEHLQPLQTTPTRSHSQESQGERNREEASPHGPSPTVTIKCEGEDWTQPGPDTHCTDAVTEDSTTSAKEHTQEVKEEDGGSEAEDSVSEMKECEGGEGGEAYLSEAELEPAASESEDGYSVHNTSLQLHTTADSIPSSPASSQFSMCSEDQEAIQAQKIWKKAIMLVWRAAANHRYANVFLQPVTDDIAPGYHSIVHRPMDLSTIKKNIETGLIRTTAEFQRDIMLMFQNAVMYNSSDHDVYHMALEMQRDVLEQIQQFLATQLIMQTSESGISAKSLRGRDSTRKQDCSEKDSVPMASPAFLLSLFDGGTRGRRCAIEADMKMKK; this is encoded by the exons ATGGCGACTACAGGGACGA AACACAAGCTGCTTGCTCTGGGCCCCACGGAGCCGTGGTCAGTGAAGGAGAAGTTGTGCCTGGCTTCTTCAGTCATGCGCAGTGGAGACCAGAACTG ggtgtcGGTCAGTCGTGCCATCAAGCCATTTTCAGAGCCAGGCCGCCCCCCTGACTGGTTCTCCCAGAAG cactgTGCCTCTCAGTACTCAGAGCTGCTGGAGACAACAGAGACACCAAA GCGTAAGCGCGGGGAGAAGGGCGAGGTGGTGGAGACGGTGGAGGACGTGATTGTGAGGAGACTGACGGCAGATCGGATAGAGGAGCTCAAGAGACTTATCAAAGACACACAAGAGaaacacag gaagttgaagaaagagTCGGAGTTGATCCAGGCTGGACATCTGGACAGTAAATTGGAAGAGCTGTGGAATGATGCCCTACT GAAAAAGAAGCAAGAAGAGGAAGAGGCGGAGCTAAAGAGGAAGGCCACAGATGCGGCCTATCAGG CACGGCAGGCACTGAGGAATACCCCCAAGCGTGTGCCCAGTGTGACGGTGCGCTCCCCCCTGGGCTCCAGCTCCCCCAGCCTGGACTTTCCCCTGGCCGACGCTCCCCCCGCCCCTCCTGAGGAGCCgggcaacagcagcagcact GCCCCTGCTCCTACAGTGTTCCTGCCTCTGTCTGAGGGGCCTGGGCCCAGCCCCCTGGAGCCCAGCCTGGGGACTCTCCTGGACGACTCCCCCCAGAAGAAGCTCCTGGGTCAAAAGGCTACTCCGCCACCCTCCCCCCTGCTCTCTGAGCTTCTGAAGAAAGGGAGCCTGCTGCCCACCAGCCCCAGACTG GTGGGGGAGGGAGACGTGCCGGCGGGGCACATGGCTGGCGCACATGGGGTGGAGCTACAGCTCTCCGCCATCCCCGCATCACAGGCCACAG GTGCTCCCACGCTGTCTCGGCTGCTGGAGGCTGGCCCCACCCACTTTGCCGCTCCCCTCGGCCCCGCCCTATCTGCCAGCACTGAGCCCCCTGCTGCCGCCACTGCTGCGCCAACGCTGGCCCCCACGGACGCCCCCCGCCGCGCTGACACCCCCGAGACTCACAACACAG gtgtggaCCCAGGTGCAAGTGCCCCAGGGCTGGGCAGTGCAGCCCCAACAGAGGTGAAGGGGGAgttgggggaggaggaggagctggtggcGGTGTCTTATATTGGGGACGAGCTGGACCTGGAGACTGTGGGGGACATCATTGCCATCATTGAGGAGAAG GTGGATGACAACGCGGAGGCCCTGGACGCAGCGGCCGTGGAGGCAGCTCTGTCCCTGTGTGAGGAAGCCACTGACCCCCACTCCCTGTCCGGCCCCTGGGAGCCCACCTCGTTCAAGCCCCCGGACACAGCCACAGCTCCCCCTCCTGGCCCTCCCGTGCACTGCAGTCTGGAAGTCAAGCAGGAGCAGCCCGAGGAGGAGCAGGCAGGGGCGAGGGAAGGGGCTGCAGCGCGGGAGCTAGGaactgcctcctcctcctcctcctcctctgctgcCCTGCCTGCTCCTGTCTCCAGGGACACAGCAGCCACACCCAGTAACCAACCCCCTGCCCCGTCCCTCCCTCCACACCCCCCTGTTGCCGGGAGTCACACGGCGCGCCCCACAACCGTCACACCCAGCAACGAGCAAGAGCATCTCCAGCCACTGCAGACAACCCCCACCAGATCccacagccaggagagccaggGAGAGAGGAACAGAGAGGAG GCCTCCCCCCATGGCCCCTCCCCCACAGTCACCATCAAGTGTGAGGGAGAGGACTGGACCCAGCCTGGCcccgacacacactgcacag ATGCTGTGACGGAGGACAGTACTACTTCTGCGAAAGAGCACACACAG GAGGTGAAGGAGGAGGATGGAGGGAGTGAGGCAGAAGACAGCGTGTCAGAGATGAAGGAGTGCGaggggggggaagggggagaGGCGTACCTGTCGGAGGCGGAGCTCGAACCTGCAGCCAGTGAGAGCGAGGATGGCTACAGCGTCCACAACACCTCCCTGCAGCTGCACACCACCGCCGACTCCATCCCCAGCAGCCCCGCCTCCTCACAGTT ctcTATGTGTAGTGAGGACCAGGAGGCCATTCAGGCGCAGAAGATCTGGAAGAAGGCCATCATGCTAGTGTGGAGGGCTGCGGCCAATCACAG GTATGCCAATGTGTTCCTGCAGCCGGTGACAGATGACATCGCACCAGGTTACCACAGCATCGTGCACAG ACCCATGGACCTGTCGACCATTAAGAAGAACATCGAGACGGGCCTGATCAGGACCACGGCGGAGTTCCAGCGTGACATCATGCTGATGTTCCAGAACGCTGTGATGTATAACAGCTCGGACCACGACGTGTACCACATGGCCCTGGAGATGCAGAGGGACGTGCTGGAGCAGATACAG CAATTCCTGGCGACTCAGCTGATCATGCAGACGTCCGAGTCGGGGATCAGTGCCAAGAGCCTGAGGGGCAGAGACTCCACCCGCAAGCAGGACTGCAGTGAGAAG GACAGTGTTCCCATGGCCTCTCCTgccttccttctctctctcttt GACGGAGGCACCAGGGGCAGGAGGTGCGCCATCGAAGCTGACATGAAGATGAAGAAATGA